In the genome of Lactuca sativa cultivar Salinas chromosome 3, Lsat_Salinas_v11, whole genome shotgun sequence, the window caacaccaaccatagtattaaaaatcattacaattttacaatgggtttgaacaacttttaaaagaaattacaatgtaaattgaaatacaacacatgcgaatgctcctaaaagtgaagtgtccctaagtgccacttactcgatgatttctgaaaaagcatgtaaaatgagcgTCAACTATAAGATAGTTGGTGACTACTCAcatataaacaaaataatattgtttccatgaattgaaatcaatGTTTAGATAAAtgtttccaataataaaagtatattgttaaaatgagtaaataggtttataaaaaaaaaatctttgtcatcatgagagataaagtatgttgcccaaatgagatgcaacgtttgtattctcatggaagataaagttcgttactcaaacgagtaaacaagtttcattgctaaaatgaacaatcaatttcgttgctacaaggaacaaacaatttcattgctaaaacctGTATATAAGTTTCcagtaataaaagttcgttgttatgatgagatacaaagtttattgctataatgagaaacaaagttgattgctataattgataaacgagtttattgtcataataaataacaagtttgtatgtgtatgagcaaacaatgagttcccaaccaagcctatgactgatgccctatcaagatctatgcttatcattccatagattatatggtatcatgcactccagcaatcgggcgagtgaggagttgtcaattcctaatagcgctatccacaaTGACCATTGGCtgaaagagttaatggttggagaaAAGTGTAAGGAAAGAGACTTAAGAcaataagttctcatgttccgtgttgcataaacatacatagagagatatagcaataaaatagcaatcaagtttgatacaaatcaatttaaatacaacgaaaaaataatagtttttcggacatgcttttccaccccaaaacataaaaaccgaaacataaaaaccgaaaataagggagtgcgtgaatactcataatatgcattgagatgatgcaaatggtgccttcaaCTATGAtccacttgtaccactatcgattcctacatgatgttacacactaatgagtcttTAATAGAAagctaacactagtatacttactattacaatagaattatgccaataatatggcaaaatttaatattgttaagttacaaacatttttctgaaatggtgaaattttataactcatgtgaatAAGATAATTTTGGATATCATTTTCCATATTTTGGTAATATTAATTAAGggtatttcaatacatttaaaggtgttttaaactcctaaaaatcTAAAATATTATCAAAATGTTTCCAAAAATTGTCAACCTTTTGATTTTCATTCAAAATATAGTAGAGTTCTACCAGAAATTTTCCCTtgaatttttttatttgattacctatttttccaaaattttaagccaTCAAAACaatataaattcatgaaaaataacatttaaaggataaaaattctcaaactttttataatactgAAATTAGACATACATAAGCTGGAAAAAATATAAGAATGGATTTCTAtactgtttaacccaattttatgatttttgtgcatttattctattaaaaaatgaaataaatagaaaaaagtttccaaaattacccaaacctttttttattactgttattaaacattattaagttgggaaaaatataaaaatggatttctaaactgtttaacccaattttatgatttttgtacatttattctaataaaaattgaaataaatagaaaacagtttccaaaattacccaaactttttatattactgttattaaacattattaagctggaaaaaaatataaaaatgtatttctaaactgtttaacccaattttaggattttgtgcatttattctaataaaaagtGGGTTTAAGTGTATTTTATCTTGGGAAAATAGAGGAAAAATAGTATACGGAAGATAAGAATCATCAAAGTTTTTATGTAGCATCCTCATGTACTACAAGGtgttctggtaaattttcatgaattttggataagcagaactatttattctatttttaggccattataaatacaaaaatcggggaaaaataggaatgcaagatgaaaaattctgaaaatagtTTTCTGAGTCTATCAAATATGGGGGAAACTGCTAAAATTGATAggtatcattttcacattttctaaTGTGGTTTTATAATTTATTTGGACTAAACAAAAAGAAATTTCAAAACCACACTAAACAataacaaaaatcgatgaaacttaATGAGAGGTCATTATTTAGTATAGGGGTCATACGCAAATTTaactaggatttatagacctcgcaaagtattttatatgatttgttTCACTATTTTCTTGCATTAATTATAGTAATTCGAGATAAATGAATTATCTTCTGGAAATTACAGAGCATCTTATTTTGTTGATGGGAATCTGGGAAAAATCAGATTTGGTTAGAAaaggagttttagatatttatttggaaataaatccttcaaaaacatatttgaaagcttttaacaacatactttgatgatctagcatctaagcttgaagatcatcacatgcatgtttgtttgaagaccattcatgagtttgaaatgttcaaaattcGTTTTTGAAACAAAACTATGGATGCATGTGGTGTTTTTCCGCCAAAACATGTAGAAAAGTACATTTccttgattttgacttaggtttaggtcatgGGACTTCACCAtctacaacatgcatgttgtttttggatgaaatcctACCACGatcatcatcaaaaccgtgaGTAGGTGCAAGTGTTCATGAGTTTACAATAGAACGGAGTAGAAAAAAAAAGTGTaagaaaaataacaaaactttgaaggaaaatgaagggaaatcgtgttctaccttaatgaacaccactagatgatgaagattttgagtttgGGGCTGTGTTCTTGGACTTATTTTCTGGAAATTTCCGTGGTTCCTAGAGAGAGGAAGAGCGAATAGAGAGAAAATAAAGTgagggagtgtgagagagaaagtgaagtatGGAGAAATGGAGTGTGGAGGGGAATTGATTGAGTGTTTTGGGAAGAGGAGAGAAAAGAGAGAGGAATCCGACTTTTGAATGGAGAGAGGGTCTCcctcttttaaattttataaaatataactttattttataaaaatatcaagtttttataaaatatgcatCTTATTCTAAAATTTCCTTCACAAAACCTTAATTTTTGGCTTAGAAAATAAGGTTAAATACTAATGACTTAAATTTTATTTCTCCTTGGTTATATTTTAGTAAATtaagttattttaaattgatattatattGTCCATACcaaattttattgatttttaggtgttaaagtttataaatttgagtTATTAGGATTTTTAGGGTCTtgaaatttaataaatatttggatatcaaaatcaatagaatctttgagacttcaatttatcttattgtattataactcttttatagttataaataatgtttgtaatttatttttatcggtttattggcattctatgtagtgattccgagattcaagcgaaattgtggaatcaagtatactagtcctagtcttcaactttgacttaagtttctatgagactttgacctaatttctactcttaggtcaagtgcatgatgtgtgtatatgattcatgaaatggtgtttgagtcaaagagtgacccgttCACATACCAATGTCAACTCCAAGCATATTATCCATTGTTTCTaaatgtttccaagtttctaataGGTTATATCTTAACTTCTAGTTAGTAACTttagtatgtgtcgtgcctatatatgcaactaagtttattcaaatctagaactaACTCGAATTTTGATGATTGTCATAGTTAATGTAGGCTGATTAAAGAAACCGAAGacaataggggggggggggggggggggggggatcatTTAACAGAAATCAGCGACTTTGATTACATTTACGTTTTGAATATCGTTAGTGAGGTTTTTTATACATTAAATCATTTGATAATGATGCATTTGTGTGACTGTGTACATTGGAATGTCATGTCCGAATGCTTAATATTTGATTTGCAGTATATTCACTGAATTTGGTGAGGCTTCAACTTTAGAATCCAGGTTTCTGGATTGCCTTCTGGAACAGGTATCGTCTGTATGCTTACTGGAAACAAATATCATTGGTAATTTGGTATGGTTACTGAAATACTTGACAAAAGATTTTCCCATACCAAGGACTTTTTCTCAAATGAAGCTGATTGATAATAAAGTAATGCAATTCAGCCTGGCGCCTGGCACGTAAAAAAAGATAGAGTTGACTAACGACTATACAGAGAGAAAATAGAAAAGTAAACAACCAAAGTTGAAAAAAGCAGCGAAAAACTACTCGTGGGATTATGCGACCTTGATAGTAAAGATTGTCTGAGTTATAGTAAGAGTAAACAAGACGAATGCAGCAAGCAGGGCAATGACACTCCACGGATTATTGAAATACGTGCGTTTCAATCCTGCAAATGTATGGGGCCAATAACTATTATAGTAGGCATCCATTTGTTTCCACTCTTGATCATAAAAGAACTCTGGGCACGTAAAGTTTTTGCTCAACTTGTTTATCATATTTGCAGCATCCTCGTTTGAACCAAAATAACTTGCAAGGACTTTTGATTTTTTCAACAAGGCAACATCCTCTCCAGTATCAATTAGCATATCCATGGCACAAGCAAATGATGTAACATATTTCGTAACACCAGGAGTATGCTCATACATAATCAGGTTCCTTAAAATCAGTTCACTGTAATCGCCTATACGCACTTTTGGCATCCTCAGAGTTGGCCTTCTGTACCATGAAAATCTGGGAATGGTCGTGAAATTTGGGAACCATGAGGTTGATTCCAGTTTCATGGCCATTGCCCAATTTGGATCTTCATCATTAGGCTTAAACTTCACCCCTGCCCTACCCAATTCCATGGCTGAGTGGCCTTTGCAACTTAATAAAGACACCGGTGGCATGGGTTCCACAGGCTGATAATATTTGTGTACAAAGCCAAGAATGTGCTCAGGGGTTGAAGCACGGGGTACTACTCTATTTCCTAGAAATAAGTAGTAATACTTTACAAGTTCTTCAATATGCTTGGTAAGTGAGGCTCCCTTTTCAGATGCTAAAATAGTGCACTCGAAGATGTTTTCAAGAACAAAAAACGGGATTTGGTTTTCTATCAGCAGGAGATCATGAATTATTGATCGAGTAATCAATATGTTTGGAGTAATTAACAAGTTAGTCTCGGATGATGAGTTTGAAAGACTAGAAATAAACTCAAGTATGAAAAACCCATCTGTTACCATCATCTTAGCAAGCTCAGAATCGGAGTATGACATCGACCTTGCATAACATGTCTTGATACTTTCTATTGAATGAATCACCTTTTCAGCACATTTTCGCAATGTTTGCTCTGGCACCATACCTAAACGAAGCAACATATTATGTAAATAAATTGTTTTTTGAACTTCGTATTCTTGTAGATGTTCATCTTGTCTGTGAAGAGGTCCAATGGCGACCACCCTAGGGCTAAAAGAGGTTGGGCTCAGATCTCTGACCAAGCTAGGAACCATGTAGATTGATGGTGTCGTTTGTTTTCCTATAACCTCTCCATTTTCTTTACATTCAGGTGGAAGTTTGAAGGTATGCGCAATGATATCTACTAATTTAGACTCCATTCAAAATGTTGGCTTGATTTCTAACAGAAAACGTATGACACGAATAGTTCGTTTATGGAGTATATATAACTGACTACTGAGAAACCAAATCGTGCATACACTTTACAACAGAAACCTCTACAAAGCTCACCTAAAACTACTTTCTCCTAAACCAAGTGCAGGAGCTTAGCTTCTCGATCTAAGaacaaattgataaaaaaaatgcaGAGGGTTTCTTAAAAGGAGAAGCGAGCTAGAGAGAAAACTAAAGTAATGCCagattttgaaatatatatatattttttaataaaagaaataaattatttaaaaaaataaaagtaaaaatagaTAGTTAATTGCCAATTGGTGCTCGGAGAAAGTTGCATACaattaaaaacaaaaaccaagGAGTAGAACACGTGACACTATGCATGGAAGCTTGCGCTTTTATAGTATGAACCAATAGATTTTATTTTCACGCATAGAAGTAAGAGGATccaatccttttttttttttcacacttACAAGTAAGAGCATCCAATCCtcttttttaacatttttttattagttgataaCGTTTTTGGAAAGTTGTTTTAGCATCTACCTAACTTACTCATACAACATGGATTATTCTATATTCATATTTCACCAAATGTTAAAAATTCATTTTGCGCTTCGTATCTTCCACTTTCATCCACATATTCTTCTCTTGTATACAAAAGAAGatattatgtataaatatggtataatttactcaaaataagaATTAATATACTTTCTTTAATATGTGCCATTAATACGTATATAATAATTACAACGTTTTTATAATAACCattattattaaataattattataaaatctaaacaaaaatttgattttattaatttaataaatttatataaatgTTAGATTTTTCCTAACTATTTTtaattatcaattttattttttctttttaaccGGTGGTTTTCATGGACTTTAAcctagttataaaataaagagaaATCAAATATACTTCTAACTTTTGTTTCtatctattttttatttattagatcAAAACAAATGTCAAAATCAAAATAGATAATTACTAAATTATATATGTCATTATTTCATCATGAGTTGGAAGATAAATGGAAACAAAATATCAAGATATTTAATTTATCTACGATAAATGTACATGTT includes:
- the LOC111890090 gene encoding putative UPF0481 protein At3g02645, which produces MESKLVDIIAHTFKLPPECKENGEVIGKQTTPSIYMVPSLVRDLSPTSFSPRVVAIGPLHRQDEHLQEYEVQKTIYLHNMLLRLGMVPEQTLRKCAEKVIHSIESIKTCYARSMSYSDSELAKMMVTDGFFILEFISSLSNSSSETNLLITPNILITRSIIHDLLLIENQIPFFVLENIFECTILASEKGASLTKHIEELVKYYYLFLGNRVVPRASTPEHILGFVHKYYQPVEPMPPVSLLSCKGHSAMELGRAGVKFKPNDEDPNWAMAMKLESTSWFPNFTTIPRFSWYRRPTLRMPKVRIGDYSELILRNLIMYEHTPGVTKYVTSFACAMDMLIDTGEDVALLKKSKVLASYFGSNEDAANMINKLSKNFTCPEFFYDQEWKQMDAYYNSYWPHTFAGLKRTYFNNPWSVIALLAAFVLFTLTITQTIFTIKVA